TCAGATAAGGAAGATGATGCTCCTAAGGAGAAAactgctgctgctgctaAGATCCTTGATTTGAAAGAAGAGGAATTAGAAAAAGCTAGAAAAACTATTTTCATTGGTAATGTTCCAAATACTGTCATtggtaataaaaatatttataaggaattcaagaaattattTAGTACAAATCCAAAGAAGGATGAAGAGGctaaagaagaagaagaaaagacaGATGAGAAAAAAGTcaacaaatttgaaattgaaagtATAAGATTCAGATCTATCTCATTCGAAGAAATGCTGCCAAGGAAAATTGCTTATgttaaacaaaaattacatAAAACCAGAGATTCTGTCAACGCATATATCATCTATAAGAACAAGAAAGTTATAAAAACCATCACCAAGAATTTAAACGGTTACATATTTCACGATCACCATTTAAGAGTTGATTCCGTTTCCCACCCAACTGCAcatgataataaaagatcTCTATTTGTAGGAAATCTAGATTTCGAAGAAGCTGAAGAAACTTTGTGGAGACATTTTGCTAAGGCAGGTGAAATTGAATACGTACGTGTCGTTAGAGACTCCAAGACAAATGTGGGTAAAGGTTTTGCATATGTTcaatttaaagatttcCAAAGTGTCAACAAAGCATTATTACTAGATGGCAAGCCaatgataaataaaaataaaccaGATAAGAAGGCAAGAAAATTACGTATCACAAGATGTAAAAACATGCATAAGGTTGCAGCTAGTGCCATTAATGGTAAAATTactaaaaaattaaatgaaaatcaAAAGACTAAGTTCGGCAGagcaaagaaaattttagGTAAAGCTGATAGAGCCACTGTAGGTACAGAATTAACTATTGAAGGTGCCAGAGCCACTAAAGGTCAAGGTGTATCTttaagaagaaagaaacaaaGGTCCGTTTCAGGTAGAGTCACGAAACGTTCTCAAGCATTTAAAAAGGCACAATCTGAAGAAGATGCCCACCCTAAAGCAAGTAAGAAAATAGagaattaaaaacaaaGCATTATCGCCAACTTTCAGTAGTTTCCCTCTTTCCAGCGCTCTTAATAGCCGCAATTTaattacatatatacatagtATTAGTAacattaattatattagaCCTATATTACAAATAGAAAACTTAAAATACttataaattgaattttaaaacaatgaTGGCATGGGGTGTATTACTTTAGAACCTGGTATCATTGCAATCCTACTACCTTATAAGTAGGTTTTCAGTCTTCgtatttgaaaaatcttgattattattagcaTTAGTAAAGTCATTCATTAGGAACTTgaaaattaaacaaatataaaaaacgttcagatatttcaatattaatttttaggtaaatgaaaaatagTCAACTATTTGGGATCTACTCTTAACTTTTAATgagaatattattagacAAATATAACAAGTCAATTTACactttcattaataaatcaatcgTAATGAGGAACACACGCAAACGTTTGAGAAGTGATTATGATCTAGTTTCACCGATCAAGGATGAACCTAAAATTAAATCGAAATACtttaaaaaagaagaagatgggTTGATAGTTACACTAGATAATGACAAAATAGAGGTTCCATATGAGGATAAAGTCGATATTGAGTGGGTTAAAACTTTGAAGAATGGGGAATATTTCAAGTATTTAGATGACAAAACTGGAGAAAAACCTCATCAATGGAGGCAACCCTTAGATCTTTCTATTTTTAAGAATACTCCAAAGCATCTGCTGCctgataattttatttcaacGTATTCGAAGATCCGGCTAATCAGATCTATGATTAGAACTCCAGTCGATACAATGGGATGTGCCACATTGCCACTGACTGTCGGTGTTAAAGTTGGTATTAAAAAGTCTCAAATCATTCCTAAAAATTATAGATTACAAACTTTACTTGGTGTCATGTTATCTGCTCAGACTAAAGATGAAGTCACAGCACAAGCAATACATAACATTATGGAATATTGCATAGACGAGTTGAAATCGGAGGAGGGTTTGAATTTGGATTCATTATTGGaaatagataataaaactttGGATGATATGATTTATTCTGTTGGGTTCCATAATAGAAAAACTAAGtttataaaagaaactGCTAAATTACTTAAAGAAAAGTATAATTCTGATATACCTTCTAATataaaagatttattagCTCTACCTGGTGTGGGACCTAAAATGGGATATTTAGTAATGCAAAAAGCATGGGGCAAAATTGATGGTATTTGTGTGGATGTTCATGTACATAGATTTgctaaattattcaaatgGGTAGATCCTAAAAAGTGTACAACTCCAGAACATACAAGAAAAGCACTGGAAAAATGGTTACCTCATGAGCTTTGGTATGAGATAAATTCCGTTTTAGTGGGATTTGGACAAGTAATATCAGAACCAAGTTTTAAGAGATTCAGATTGAATAGTAACAAAATGATTAATTCTAAGATCAgcaaaaatgaagaagatacTCAAATAACAGGGCTAGAAGATTGGAGCTTAGAATTCACAAAAAGTAGAGGTGATTGTTCAGAATGGTTGAATtatgttaataatataaatatcaaagaaaatattatcaaaaacGAAGATGGcttggaaaatattttgaagacAGAGTATGCTACCTCCATTGTAGAGAAAAACGATGTATTTCAACTTAAGAGTGAATCTGAAACTTATAAAATTGAGGAACCtattttgaagaaagaaactATTAAAGTCAAAATAGAAAACTAATTTTTCCCTAAATAATTTATGACCAATTGGTGCAAATcgtatttatatatgtatgcaTAGTTGGGTGTCTTTTCAGTTATCAATTATagattaaaatttaaataactagaattaaaaattatatgacATTAATAAAGTTATGCTTCGTAAaataaagtatatattactgaaaaattaaccATGAGTTTAATGAATGGATTGGATTATTGTAATATGCTTTGAGATTTCTCTAAACTTTGCGACGCAAAATACTTCACATCAATATCctcatcttcatttaaGTTCTTTAGTGCAGGAATTATTGTGTTCTTAATAGTATCTTGGTAAGTGTTTAGATCTTTGCTAAATGATTCCGCTACTGCAGCATATGACTTTGCAATAttaaatctaatatttGGTACTGAATCATTTGCTAAATGATTGATAAACGGTAAAATATCCTCTGCAGTAATTTTTTGAGACACAACAGGAATTAGTGTAGTTAAAGCAGATAGCAAAGTAAATCTATATACAAagttttctaataattgtgtatcaaattttaataatttagaaataatttcttcttgaCACCATTTATCCCCAAATATTTCTGTTAAAcgttttatattattaatagcAGCATTTCTGATCGAATATACGGTATCCCATAACCAAGAGAGGCATAATTCACGTAATTGTTTATCGAAAAATTCTTCGCCTAATTGTTCTGCTAAAATCGGTATGTATTTAATTATCGCAAGTCTAACCCTCCAATTCATATCGTTTGCTAATTCTGTAATGGCAGGTAGTAATGATTCTGATAATAGTTGAACACCTACGACATCATATACTGCTTTTAAATTACCAATTATATTAAGACGCACCTCTGGGAACTCATCCTTTAGCATATCTAACAATACTGgaattaaattatcagTGGTCTGTTGTCGGTCCAAAACATCTGCAATATTTGTAATAGTTAATGCTAAAGAGGCTCTAGTAGCTTCGTTATCATCCATGCTTAAGCTTCTAATAATTGGAAATATCTTTTCCAATACAACTGTTGGattgtttaataaactCACGAAACCAGGTAATTGTTTAGCAATTGCTTTCCTTATATCAGCCTCATTATCTTCGCATAGACCAATAAAAGGTTCAACTAaagaatttatatatgCTTCATCATTTGAGAATTGACTAGCaacttcttcaaatttatcGGCAATCATGTAACGAACTCTCCAAGATTCATCAGTTATTAACTTTTTAGTAGATTCTAATAGATCATTTGCATTAGAATAATCcttatttttgttaaaatattttaaaatcgAAATTAAACAATCAACTGCTAAAAATTTAACGGAATCTTGGTCATCATCCATAATCTTTTGAAACATTGTAGAAATGGATTTCCAATCTTCAGGTGTTGGCAAGGATTGATTTTGAGCAAACAAATCTATTATACTTGGTAAATTTTTGCTTGCAGACCTTCTAACCATTGGTGTTTCATCTTCTATTAATTGCAAATACATCGACAGCATATTCGATCTTATAGAATCGTCCTTTATTCTGACTAAAACGGATTTAAAAAGACCACATGCCGATACTTTGGCTGAAAACCAATCAGCAGTACTTAAATTTTGTATCAATGGAATAAAAGCATTAAATAGTTGCTCTTCGGATAGCTCCTGAGCAATATTGTTCAATGACATAACAGCCTTCTCTCTTACAACAGTATCTTCAGCAGAAGCTAATACCTCTAAAGGTTGAATAAGAATAGTCAAATGTTCAGGACCTCCAACATATTGTGTGAATTTCCCTAATTGGTCAGCTAAGATGGCAAAaacttcatcttcatcatccTGTGCAACTTCTAACAAAAATGGAATTAATTCATCTCTACATCTTTCGGGACCTAAAGCTTCGGCTACAGTGTCAATCCTCTGCATTGCTTCAACTCTATTGATAACATCGACATGTTTCAATTCATCCATTAAGAGTGCAAGTGGATAAATATCATCTTCTGGTGAAATCTCAGAACCCATTGTTTTCTAAATTAATAGCAATATACAATAACAAATTCCCACTGTTATATTTAAGGCTAATGTTAAAATCTATGATaattattatcttcaaacaaaataataaaaattaaaaagattCTTGTCacctttaaaaataaaattatcttaGTAACAGTATATAACAATATATCACGACGACTATTTCTTCTctacaatattattaattgtacTTGGAAACCTGTACTCTTGACGCTATCAATTATGAATATAGCACTATGTATAAAATTCAACTGACTATACTGAAAAGGTTATCTTGGGGTCCTTctttcatttaaataaatatataatttaactatttaaatttttttgaattctattttgttgttgtgtTTTCTCGTCGGATTAAGTTTactataaatttattttaaaagacTGATGAACCCGAGAATCCAATTGAATCATGTGACTCCTATTGCAGTAAATGTATTAATTTACATCAAAGGTGTCGTTAATTGTACTGTCAGACTTTGCATTATCTGGCACATCTAAAATATATGTGGGTGTATACATGTCATTAATGAAAGTGGTTATTGAGGAACTTTCTGTTGgtgtttttttttattttacgTTTGGGTTAGGTTGTTTTCGTATCTGTGGGTTCATTTATAACCATTCAGCACTTTGGGAAACTAGAAGTAAAAACAAATactgtttttttattaacaaatCTATAAACTATTCTTATCAAGTAAagtttataataaaacttcCAATATTCATGTAGGAATGAGTgatcatttatatttagggatttttatttattataataactCTTTGAGTTTTATAGAATGTATAAaatgtttattatttggGATGCATCTAGCGTGAATATATGGGACCCTTAAAAATGCTTCATATCAATCCCTCTAATTCTTATTATAGTTTCAACCATTTATCATTAACAATCTCATCAATGGTTGGACGCTTATTTGGATTCTTGGTTAATATCcttttaattaaatcaataCAATCTTGACTTGCATCGCTTgtgttattaatttttagTTCAGCTTCAAGAATCTCATCAATGTTATAGAAGGGATTCTCTTTAAACATtatagtatataataaaataccaATCGCCCAAATATCTTGTGGTTTACCAAGATACGGTTCACCACTTAGCACTTCTGGAGCAGCATAATCTATGGTACCAACAAAAACATCAAATGGACCACTGTTGACATAGGCTGCTGAACCAAAATCAATTAGCTTAACAAAACCTTTGGCATCAACAATAACATTTTCGTCCTTAACATCTCTATGAACTATATTAGAGTCATGCAAGTGCTTTATACCAAGCACAACTTGAATGAAAATCAATCTTGCCTCCGATTCGGTCATGTttgatttgaattcaattaaatcaaaCAAATCAATACACCCAGTTTCACCATGCAAGGGAGTTTcaatgtaataataatcatcatcttcaaaaaaatctaGAAGTTGCATGATATTTTCATGAGGACTTTTATTCAATGTTGTCATTATTTGGATTTCTGAAGGAATTGTACCCAACTGTCTATCTCTAACCCAGGTATCTACCAAAATTCTTTCTTTGAATATCATTTTGATAACAACAATATACCGTTTCTTTTTATGAAGGCATAAGTTAACTTTGCCATATGCACCTTCGCCCATCTTCTgtaaaataacaaaatcTGAAAACTTTTTCGTACGTTTTTGAGAACCAATTTGATTCTCTGGAACATGTAAAAATGTAGTCTTCAATTCAGATGGTGAATTCTTTAAAGAACTGATATTAGAATTAAGATCGGGGAAGGATCCACCGCTACTGATTTCTTTGGAAGGTACACGAGCAGACAATTGCAGAGATGAAGCTGATTTAGAACTGATGGGTGAGGTTGCCATGCTTTTAATTAGACCTTCATCAACAGTAAATCTACCTGAGTTGATAAATTGAGATTTATCTTTTACGTAGACATTTGCAAGTTCCAgtttatttcttaattcgctatcattaaaaatattttcattgtCATTAGTTTCAACATCTCCTTTTGAGTCTGTGtgtttcttattattagaCGTTTTCGGTGATAATACATTTGAGGAAGAACGTACCGATTCCGGCGTGCGTGGAACGTGTAAATTGAGGGAAGAATGTGATTGAGAACTGTTAGAATTGGGAGCAGTTCCTTGTGACGTAATAGTTTCTCCTGACATATGCTTATTATCAAGAGATAACTTAGAAAGCGCAGACAGATCTTTAATGTTTATTTTAAGGGTTGATTTTTTCGAAGAAGATGCCGAACTACTGTTACTGCTTATGAAAGCCAATTCGCTTTCGTTTAACATTTGTAGTTGCGAAGGATTAGAATTATAGTCTTCGAATACAACATCTCTTGAATGGGTTATCCAAACAAATGCAACAGATGGATCGACAACACGAAGTTGAAAATCTATCTTTATCGAACATCCATCTCTGTGAAGACCATCTATACCAACCGATGTGTAAAATGCATCCCGATCACCATCCATTTCAGCTTGGATTTTTCTAAAGAAATGCTCGGTTAGTACTAAACCTTTATTCCTGCAATTGGTAATATCCAAAGCTGAGTACTTCTGGGCTACGTATGAGATAATCTTCGAAAATAATGGAATAATTGTGTCAATATGCTCTCCAGCTAATTCACTAAAATGTAAACCAAACATGTTTTTGGCTATAGATCTGTTAAAAGTTATGAGTTGCAAAGTATGTGTATCGATGATGAAGAGACCAGCTTCATATGGCAAACTATGAACTTTTAACTTTAATTCTTTCTCTAACATGATTGCCGAAACAGCACATGGGATGTTATATGACAAATGGTTAATTGTGAAGTATCTTCTTCTATTTATATGATTTGCGACCCTTTCTTGAACAGAATATAGTTTATCTTccttttcaaatatttttcccTGCATAACATCTTTGATTAGTTTCGAAAGAGAAAGACTAATATCAGATACATCGTGCATTTCATTGGCAAATTTCACAGACTTTTTCTTCGTTGGAATTGGAGCAATATCAATGTtctcattttctttattagaagaaaaatcaTGATTTTCAAAGTCATTATCAGTATTTGTATGTGAAGGTAACAAAGCTAAagataattctttttccaTTGAAAGGCTACTCAATTTTAAGTCATCACCAGGgctttgtttttgtttgaATAAAGCATCATTGCTAACGATATCTTCTATCGAAAAATCATTCAAGTTAAGTTTTAAGTCCATGTAATCACATGGAACCTTCTCAAAAACACAGACtaataaattgttttttcttttcgCCCAAATTGATGCCCATATTAAGTTATTTTTTCCGGATCCTGACTTTTGACTACCACCCGGTTGAACAATAGCTACAATTTCACCTGTGAAAACGATATCTCTCCCTTCAGTTcctaatattttattgcaAACGAAATCTCTATTATCCGGATGAATCAAATCCAATAAAGATAATGCTTTGATGGCATTCCTAGATATACCAAATGATAAACATGATAAATCGTTAGCTGCCCTAAACTGCCACGGATATTGTTCAGAACATGTGAAAATCGCATGAGGTGCAGAGTTTTTAATCGAGGTGAATGTATGCAATAAACGGCCATAATCTTGTTGTGGTCTGAATTCAGTAAACGATTCGTTATCTTCGCTGGGAATCGCATttccattatttttatttccCAAAAATTCATTCATTTCTGTTTTCAATTCAGCCTCATCATCGATTGACCGTTCATCCGccaataattcaaaaaatggCTCGGCTAAACTATCCAATAACGTCTTTGTGACTGTAGTGGAGCCTGAATTTTTGACATCGCCAatgtttaatttattgatattcaaCAAGGACATGTTATGTAAAGCTGATGCTTTAGCAGACAAATTGTTTTCCAAGGTTTCATTCAATAAGTCTAATAATTGAACCAAATCGGATATACGCGATGTTACAATCTCTGCAGATTGACTCGCCgttgaattattataaaatatgttttctttttttgattcCACTCCCTTTCTGTGTTTTGTAGAGATAGAAATTGCAGTGAAGTTCAAATTATCTTCGTCAGATTCAGAGTTTATTTCACTTTCAGCACTTTCATCTccactattattattattataactAGTTTCATGTTCCGAAATGTTTGAAAGTTTATGCATTGTCATTTTATTAATCGAATGACTATttgatgtttttatttttccaTAGGCGCCATTAAGTGAACTACTGTGTCCACTAGGTAAATGCATTAAAGATGTTGCTCTTGGCATGGATGCAATGTTAGTGTCTGATACGGTTGGAGTATTCATGATCGTAGCAGTTGCACTTTTCGTAACAAATGCTTGCAATGTTGCTGAATGTGTTGTGTGcttatttaattgtaaaCTATCtcttctattatttttagcGTACACTCCATCTGCGCTGTCATAACTGGTATTATTATCTCTATTGTGTTGCGATGAATTGTAGCTTTCAAGATGACTTAAGAAATCTTTATCATGTTTAATGAATTGGCTTAAATGTCTTGAATGATTTGTCTCTGCATCGTCACCATTTGCGGAATTACTTCCAGAGGGATCCTTCAACATATCAGGGTTACCTATTAAAATTTCCAACGatcttttcaaaattttcagCCTGACAGCTAATGAATTTGGCGATAAGGGATTATATGAATACACATGGGTAGATTCATTAGGGAGATTCATCAGCTCCTGCATATCGATGTCCGTCGAGCAGGAGTTTAGAGAATGGAGTGAATTCGAACGTTCTTGTAAATTTGCTGCATTAGGAGGACTGAGATCTTCTATAACTTGTTTCTCTGAAACATTAAATTGTGACTGAGCTTGATTAGTAGGGTTTCCCTCATTTAGAATAGAATGTTTTTCTCTCAGAGTCTGAAAAGAATTCCTCGAAGTATCAGAACCACCTATGTAAGGCATTTGAtagaacaaaataaaacCAATCTAAAGCAAATATAAAGCTGTATCCAAAGAAGCAACTAGAATAAAGTAATGATGTGGTACTAAAAACGTATTAAAACTGGTATACCGAAGTCTTCAGGCACACTAGGAATTAATATAGTTTAGATTACCTTCAATAGATCGAGATCAGTGTTTTTTGATATCCCGTTGTAATGAGTGTCAAGACAATATATCACTAGCGTGTATATATTGGTACATAtacatagatatatatctaCATAAGCGTAGTTCATACAATTTAGTTTCATCTCTATATGTTGTTGctatatattatattttcagGTAGTTTGTTAAATTGCAAAGTCAAAAATTTAAGTTGCAGAACCGAAGAATGATGCTTGTGGGAAATACCCCATATTCCATAAGAAACGCACGCACAAAGCTCATTATTCCTTGAAAAATTAGGAGATGACCATCAATCAATTACACAAATGGACTAATCTCGGAGTGGAAGGGAGCAAAACAGAAACTGGAAAATTGGGAAGAACGGAACGGGGTTACCCGGCGAGAAAAGCTGCAATCGATGCCTGAAGCAGAAAACCGTCACGTGCTGTACACGTGAATACTTTAGTTGCTATTTTATCACGTGGTTGCACGTGACGGGTATTGTTCCCGTGACAGGAAAATGTTACTGGGTAGGGGGAGGGTGTGTGACACAAAATCAAAcataattttattcttaGTGACATAAATATCACtaagaataaaatacaaCAATCGTACATCAGACCATAGAGTTTACAACTCTCACAGGGCctgaatatataaactaaGGTCTTCTTTCCAAATAAAGGAATGTAACTCTCTTATAGTACTTCTACTGTTTAGACTTTTACTCAcaagaaaagaataaacGGTATTTGTCTTGGCATTGAGTACTCCCAGAAATACAAGTACTATTGACATCTAATTGAATACTATCTCTTTCGTTAGTCAGATAAAAAACACACAAGGAAAATGAGTTTGGGTGGATCATGCATTCTTTCTGCCATTGGTGGTATGGTTTACAAGTTCGATAGAAATCAGGTCTATGAACGTTTACCAGCGTCACAAgatattcatttaaaatattttaaattagaTAACTCGAACGATTCTAAAACTACGaaacaattgaatcaaACAACCGCTACCAATAAAGGGATCTATAACtctaaattcattaaattcaaaaatcaaGTTCCAGtcatattcattaattttttcaaagacTTTTTTGAATCAAGATCATTTATATTACCAATTAATGGgattaaagaattatttaataattttaaagtttATATGGTGCCAACTCTATTAACTtttatcatatattttttaatgtatTTACTGGTGTCTATGGCATATTTTGCCACTATCACACCAGTATATACAAGTTTACTGTTATTCTTAGGTCCACTAGGTTTAAtcatttcattaattcATACCGTTTTGCAAACAAATCAATTAACAATGATGTTCATGAGATTAAGCcatttccaaaattttgttgtgaaaaaatatattaatcaaAATGACTTGCAGGAGcttattaaaaataaaccCAAACCAATAAAATACTATATATCACCaagaacaaaatatttttgggTATATTATTTACCAAAAAAGTTAGTAAAATATGTTTTGGGTTTATTGGTATTCAATATGCTCTTTGCCATTAGCTTTGCACCAATTATTGGTCCATTCcttttccattttttaatagCACCTGTTATTACAAGAATTTATGTTTCGAAATTCTTTAGGTTAAGAGGGATAAGTAACGTAGAGAGAAATCAAAACTTCTATTTACATTTAGGAAGATATACAATTATTGGTTTATTTGCAGgattattagaaaatattccaattttatctggattttttttaacttcaAACACAATCGCCGTTACAATGTGGGgaattgatgaaatttcaaaattcgaataatcaataaaatttataaacaTACTAGCATTATTTACCAACAGTTATCATTAATTACTTAGCTTTTTCCAtttcaatttaaaaattatccCCACTATTagatattgatttaaaattcaaataaattaataatatatttcctttatttcttaaatgAGTGcacatataaatatatattaatatttacaaaactTAGTATAAAACAACACTATCAACGCAACCAAACCCAGCGGCAACACCACCTTCATTAGAAGAGTTAAATTTGGATCTTAATAACCAACCACTATActcattatataatatatcatcatcattgaACAACACACATCCAAATATACCTAATTCACTAATAATGCTTTCTCTAAAATATTCACCTCCACGAACTAAAACATTTTGAGTAGTTGGCTCAGGTTGAATCAATTCCATCAAAATATAAGCATTCcaatcatttttatctaatttttgtaaaaaaACTGGGATATCTTCTTTGTAGATATTATTACCACCTCCTTCCCTTTGTGGCTTTAAAACATAGTTGTTTGGAGATTCAAATGCAAGTTTTTGTCCTTGTTTCCCCAAATTAGAGTCATCTAAAGGATAAATTTTAACAAATGTAGAGTGCAAATCTTCAAGAGAGTCCTTGTCTTCGATGTAgtcttttaaaatatctttatcaGTTAAAAGTTGTTGAATTTTCTTAGTTCCTGACAATTGAGTCAATAAATCAGGTGCTTTAATGGCATAACTGTTTTCAAGATATAATCTAGTATCCCAGTCATCCTCACTAGCAAAATCAGATGGTGAATAACATGATCTAAAGTATATAACACCAATTTCTTCACCGGTAGCTTTCACAAACAATCTATTACTCTCTAAATCCATATAGGTAGAATTTTTAACTTCATCTAATATTAATCTTCTTGATTTAATGCCATAATTCGTTagtaaattatattctaatAGTCTTTGATCAAATGCATTTCTTTCCTTTTTCTGAACAATAAAGACAACAATTGGGTTTTCCTTTAGAGAGTCATAATGCTTAATTGCTGTAGCCAACCCTTCAGTTAACTTTTGTGATGAATCAGAAATTGGGATATTATCATAGAACTTTAATCCATTATTTAAGGAATATTTACCCGAATCATTTAGATATTCATGCAATTGACTGACCTTATAAGACAATCCACCAAATGATACAGAAACAGTGTTGAATTCAACTTGTTTAATTGCATTGCGttctttatcaattaaataatcaGATCTAAAGACACCTAATCTTAGCTTTTGCTTAATTCCTTTCCCCTCAGCTTTCAGATAGGTTTTCCACAACCTCCCTGTAAATTCAACATCAAATTTAGATAGCTTTTTAGATTCCTCACGTAACCAATTACTTTTATCTTGAGCTATCTTAGCATATAATTCGTTGTATGATTTTTGAACATTGACTGCATGTTCAAAACTTTCCCTTGGTAAAGGCGTTGGAAATACAGTAGTGGGAGCAGTTGATGCCccttcttctttaaaatttggtGGGTACATGACTAGTCCATTTGCTAAAGACCACTGATGCATTTCTGGAATAACATGGTTAACCAATTCCTCATCAGTTAATTTTGGAAAAGAAGGATATTTTCCTGACATTTTCTTAGATCgttcttcaattgatttaactTAAAAGTTAAATTGAATAAGTAATTAAAGTCCTGTTTGAACTGAGtcttataatataatatttaagtGTCATTTAAGACTCAATTGATTAACTTTAGATGCAGATAAACATATCAAACTGCTTTCCTTGTAATCGGTTATTAACCTTTTTTAGTTTCACCATCAGTTATTAGTAATATTTTGTAC
The Tetrapisispora phaffii CBS 4417 chromosome 8, complete genome DNA segment above includes these coding regions:
- the GSH2 gene encoding glutathione synthase (similar to Saccharomyces cerevisiae GSH2 (YOL049W); ancestral locus Anc_7.82), which gives rise to MSGKYPSFPKLTDEELVNHVIPEMHQWSLANGLVMYPPNFKEEGASTAPTTVFPTPLPRESFEHAVNVQKSYNELYAKIAQDKSNWLREESKKLSKFDVEFTGRLWKTYLKAEGKGIKQKLRLGVFRSDYLIDKERNAIKQVEFNTVSVSFGGLSYKVSQLHEYLNDSGKYSLNNGLKFYDNIPISDSSQKLTEGLATAIKHYDSLKENPIVVFIVQKKERNAFDQRLLEYNLLTNYGIKSRRLILDEVKNSTYMDLESNRLFVKATGEEIGVIYFRSCYSPSDFASEDDWDTRLYLENSYAIKAPDLLTQLSGTKKIQQLLTDKDILKDYIEDKDSLEDLHSTFVKIYPLDDSNLGKQGQKLAFESPNNYVLKPQREGGGNNIYKEDIPVFLQKLDKNDWNAYILMELIQPEPTTQNVLVRGGEYFRESIISELGIFGCVLFNDDDILYNEYSGWLLRSKFNSSNEGGVAAGFGCVDSVVLY